In the genome of Massilia sp. W12, the window TTTTTGCGCGGCCTGCTCAGGCGAAAGTCCGTCATAAAAATAGTCGGTCAGCAACTCGATTTCTTCTTCGATAAATTCCTGAGCCTGCTCCACGGTCGCGCCGCCAGCCACCAAATGGCCTTCGACTTCGATACACCAGTGGATCAGGGCAAGGGTTTCTTCATCGAGCGGCTGCTGTTTTTTGGCCATCATGGGCTTTCTTGAGGAGAGGAGACTCTCGCATTATCCCTGCAATCGGGCGCCAATTCAGCGGATTAGCTCACAATTTGACGCGATCTGATAAGCGGTGTGCAGATTCCTTCGTGCTGGGCTTGTTTAGGATCAATGGGGTCAGACTGGATTGATTTTGGTGAGAGTTTGCCAGAAAAGTCATATACGCAGCTATTTGCATAATTGATATATTGGCAATTTTTTTGATGCTGAGTAAAGGTGGAAAGATAAAAGAATTTCAAATCAATCAAGTCTGACCTCATTGATCCGATATTACGCTAGGCCAGGGAGAGCAATTTGCTGGAGGTGTCATCGCTTGGGAAATGCCCCCGGTCTTTGACGATCTTGCGCAATTGCATGCTCTCGATGGCGTTGGTGGTGTAAATGATTTTGCGCACGTCCCCAGGATAAACGAACTGTCCCGTTTTTCGTTAATATCGTTGGAGCCATGACTTTATATCGGTAAAATCTTTTAGATCCAGTTGGCTTTCCATTTTTTCGGCCTCCTTCATTGCATCTTTAGAGAAGAAGCTAGTCGTAACGATGATGCTTTTTGAAGGCTTGCGTATGTGATGGACACCAATTACTTCCCTGATGATAGCAACACCAACTTTATTGTCTGCAGCATAGCGTTTGCACTCGATGTAAGTTAAGTAGCTGCTAACTGCAGTCCTCACTTGAGCGATGATGTCTCTTCCACCATCTCGGGTTGCCTGAGTAAGCTCTACGTCAAAGCCCAAGTCTTTCAAAATGCTTGCCACAAGCTCTTCGAATTGCCTTGGCGATAACTCATAGAGCTTCTGCGGATGCTTTTTAAGGTACTTTTTTATCTCGTCGTCAATGGATGTGATGACTAACGTAGCCTCGTTTTGAGCTATCGTCTCTGGCTCCGTGTATAGCTCTTCTTCATAATATCCCACGATTTCAATGCGAGTCGCGGAGGCGTATAACTTTGACTCTGCATCCTGCTTAGTAGGTAAGCTATCTTCTCCTCCCGTATACCTGTAAAAGCCGTCCTCATCTTTGGCCAAGAGGACATAGGCCCAATCCTTGTCGACTGGATCCCTAATGACGGTCCCAGCAAGATCAAGCTCCGTGCTTCTAAACCAAGCTTGCTCGGGAACGAAGGCAGTTCGTTCGATATCGAGTGAATCGAACTCTTCGTGCGAAATTTTAATGATGCTCATATGGAGAGATGACTGGATTTTGGACTAACATGTGAGTTTAGCGGGCACCGTAGGCGATCCGCTGCACGATGGCTTAGGCACGTTGAAAAATGATGACGCATAACACACCTTGAACCCAAACTAAATAATGATGGCTGATTGTAAAGCGCCGCTTTGGAAATGGCAATGAGCATGCGCGTGCCTGCTGATTGCGAAATCTGAAAATTGCGGCGAAATCATCACAAAAATTGAAGTCGGTGTTTTTACTAATGGACGTAAAACACGCCAAAACAGAATGCCACCTTATGTTCGCCATAGCTGGAGTGCAAGGCAGAGCGAAGCAGCGCTTTTGCACGTCCGACTTGATGGCGTTGTTACGGGCGTGGTAGCCCAACATTTCTACTCTTGTTGTTCCAAGGTAAGTCGGTATCGTTGCTTGTGTTGCGAAAGATCAGTTGATCTTCCAATGCCAATTCACTTTTTTCATGACTCTGTTTTTCAGAGGGCCGACAAGTATGGGGGGGGATCATCAGTGCAGGAGTACATGACTTCAGCAGTCCAATTGTGTATTTCGTTCAGATACTCCCAATACGGTAGCCCTGCGACACGAATTTCCTCGATTGCTTGGCCAAGTAGTAGAAAAAATCTCATAATCAAGTCGGGTGAATCTTCAGCTTTTTGGAGCGCAATTCCGCGCGCGTGCATGGGGTTTGGGCACACACCATCATCACAACAGAAGGTTACGAGATATTGATCCAATGCGAGAAATACATTTGGCCACAGATGGGCTTCACGAGAAATGACATATTCAAGAACGTGCTCTTGAATAACTGCACCCGAAATGGCCTTCCCAGTCACTAATACGAAGCTAAAAATTTGATGAAGGTGATTGAATCTATGGTCAATCTTCTCGTTGAAGCGCTTATCGAATGCCCTACCGCGAGCTGAACGATCGAGTAATTTTACCGACTCCAGGTTATCTAAGGAGTCAAGGATTTTTTTTTCAGAGGTGAGGGACGATTTAACTTGGCCTATTGCAACCACAGACTCACACGGGTAGTACCGTGTGCCTCCGGATGTTTCGAAATGCGTGCAGGCAAGCGAATCGGCAATGATTACATCGATTTGTTTGCTCACAGCTCCGCTCGCGTCGAAAACGAACCCCGTCGATACTTCAAATCGCTTCGGCAAGTAGGATCTAAGAAATGACCGCACCACTTCCTCGCGGTCTGTACCAAGCTCACCTGGATGTGCAATTAACCGTTCGCGAAGGTCTGCCTTCATGCGATCGGCTGCTGATGCCAGGAGCTTATCGAGTCGAAAATTCGGTGCGGGTAGCTTGGGTTTTGACATGGATCAAGCTGCCCAACGTTTGAGTTTAGAGGGAGCCAATGGCGATCCACTACAATGAACGTTTAATCTGTTTGATGAGCGATAGTGCATAACTCCCCCCTCAAAAAATCTACATAAAATAATAGCCAATTGTAAAACAAGCCAACGGGGTCAGTTCTAAAATTCCAACAAATTTCTCATGATGTTTGTTTGCTGGAACTGACCCCGTTTTTTCTCAAAAAAACCGTTCCGACCAGATTGCTAGGGAATGGCCGTTATACCAGGGGCAGCTTTAGCACGCGACATCTCTGCCAATACACTTTCGATAATCAAAATATCTTCATGTTCACCGCCTTGTGGATCTTCAGCGGCTTCGCGTTGCAGTTGTTTTATATATTCTTGCATGGCAATGATTGCATTGGAAATTTGCAATCGGGTTAAATAGATCGTTTTGAATTCGGTGTTCATGAATATCCTCTCCTTAGATTTTTTTACCGTAATAACTAGTGCCAGCACTAATAAATTTAAGCGTTAGCACAAGTTGCATGAAGGCATTGACAGGCATTTCCCTTGTCACAGTCAAGGTACAATGCCCTGGCGGAACACCATCATAGATAAGCTGCAAACCAGTAGGTAGCGGTTGCCCTGATTCAATTTGCCACCAGAATCTTTCGTCGATTGGGTTGAAGTCATTTTTCAAATCTTTGATCTTTGTCTTTTCTATACCATCACCCAGATACACAGTGCTTTGAGGAATCATTCGTTTGATGAACAAAGAGATGCCATCGCCTGGTCCGACGACAAAGTTCCCCCACTCCTCTTGTGGAATTCGCCCTCGTCCTTTAGTTTCTTCAAGACCAATATCTTGCCATCTCAAAAAATCAACCCCCGGTGCATTTTTTCCGCCTGACCTGAATGCCTCTTCAGAAAGTGGCACATCAGTAGCCCAAAGCAATGTTCCCGGTGTCAGACGCTTGCTTTTGGCGTAGGCATTGACTTCATCAGAAGTGTAATTCGTCATTCAAGGCTCGTTTAATGTTTAAAGGTAGCTAATGGCTGGCGGTTTTTGTATGATTACTGACATGCCTGCGTTAGTGTTCTTAATGGTGTTTCCTTAATATGTGCCTGTTATATCTTATTCCGTCTTTTATAGGGATTACATATTCTTTGTTAACTCGTCAAAATCAGGAAATTCAGGATATTCTTTCCAGGCTTCTTTGTAGGCCATACCCAGTTCTCCAAAAACCTGAGTTAAATCAAGAACATATTGGCCATGGTCTGCACGTTCCTCTTCGCTCAGCGATTCATCATTGTTCAGTCTTGTAAAATGTTGAATATCGCGGTTAATTGCAAATAGGGAAAGCATTATTGCATTCATTGATATATTCATGGTAAATCCTTTTATGCGTCAATCAGTTGATTATCTAATGATTTTAGCCATGCAAGAAATAAATCAAGTGGCATATCATCTTTTGGTGCAATTGTATAATGATTAGCCTTATCTTTATGGGCAGATTCTTGTGTAATGGCAAGTGCTTCAGGAATTTTCACTCCCACTGGCAGGCAATACCAGCGAAAACCGGATAAATCTGGATTTTTCCGGTCAAAAGTTGAGACGCCACGATAATAGCCTGACGTCGTGCGGCAGCCTAGAACAAATTGCATGCCATCGCGCTCGACAATTTTTACATCCGCAGGGCGGATTTGGCCATTACCGCGATTGAAACCAGGATTAGGAAAAATCCGAGGCAAGCCTTTCTTTGCGTCAACATCTCTTTGGCCTCGAAATAAGTTGCATGGAACTTTATCATCAAAGTAGAAGTGCAACTTGTTTTCATTCTTGTAAATATTTTTCAAGTCGTCTGACATAGCGGAAATTAGTGATTTATTGGAGGTTGTTGAATGAATGTTTCAAGAAATGAAAATAACTCTATCGCCGTGAAGCCAATGGGTAAGAAACGAGACAATGAGGTCAGTTCTAACATTGCAAAATTTAATCTCTCCCAAAAAACAGACCGCCAAGCAGGCAGAAACCCCAATATACCAAACCCAAACCCGAAGTGACAAAAATCACCGCCAGTTTTGCAAAAATTTTTCCCCCTCCTGCAACAGTCCTATGTCTTGCCTGCACTGTCAGGCGCCGGGCTTCGCTCAGTACCAGCGTCAGCCTGCGCCGGTACGGAGCGCCAGCAAAACCCGGCTCTCACGCGCATTTACCAATCCGCGCCGCCTTCACATCACCCAGCCACCCGCCTTGCAACCTCCGCAATCCTCCCCGCATCCACCCCAAAATACCCCCGCAACGCCGCCCTGGTGTCACTGCGCCCAAAGCCATCCGTCCCCAGCGTCAAATACCGCCGCCCTTGTGGCAAATACGCCCGCACTGTCTCCGGCACGGCGCGCACATAATCGCTGGCGGCGATAATCGGTCCGGCGCCATCTCCCAGCAATTCCAGCAACCATGGCGTGTGCGCTTCCTGCCCCGTCAGTTGCGCGGCTTCCCAGGCCTGCCCTTCGCGCGCGAGTTCGCTCCAGCTGGTGATGCTGATCACTTCCACCGCATGCCCGTCTTGCGCCAACGCCTGCGCCGCTTGCATCGCCTGCGGCAAAATCGCGCCGGAAGCCAGCAGGCTGATGCATTGCCCGGCGTCCTCAGATCCAACACTGCAGACGCGCCAGGCGCCGCGCAGAATATGTTCTGCGGCGCCGTCCGGCATGTCCGGCTGGGCGTAGTTTTCATTCATCAGCGTGATGTAATAAAACACATCGCGTTGCGCAAGCAGCATTTCGCGCATGCCGTGGTCAACAATCACCGCCATTTCACAGGCATAGGCCGGGTCCCAGGCGCGGCAGTTGGGAATGGTGGCGGCGACCAGATGGCTGGAGCCGTCCTGGTGTTGCAAACCTTCGCCGCCCAGGGTGGTGCGGCCTGACGTTGCGCCCAGCAAAAAACCGCGTGCGCGCTGGTCGGCGGCGGCCCAGATCGCGTCGCCCACACGCTGAAAACCAAACATGCTGTAGTAGATATAAAAAGGCAGCATGGCCAGGCCGTGCACGCTGTAACTGGTGGCTGCGGCGGTCCAGCTGGCGATGGCGCCGGCTTCGCTGATGCCTTCTTCCAATATCTGGCCGTCTTTCGCTTCGCGGTAGTACAGCACCGAGCCGATGTCTTCCGGCGCATATTGCTGGCCCACGCTGGAATAAATCCCTACCTGCTTAAACAGATTCGCCATGCCGAAGGTGCGCGCCTCATCCGCCACAATCGGCACGATGCGCGCGCCCAGGGTGGCGTCTTTTAAGAGATTGCCCAGCATGCGCACAAAGGCCATGGTGGTGCTCATTTCTTTTTGCTGCGCTTGCAGGGCGAAGCCGGCATAGGCATGGATTTCAGGCACGGGGACGGGTTCGCATCCGCTGTGGCGTTGCGGCAGATAGCCGCCGAGGACGGCGCGGCGTGCGTGCAGATAGCGGATTTCCGCGCTGTTTGCGTCCGGCAAAATATAGTCCAGATTCAGCGCCTGCGCGTCTGTCAGCGGCAGCTTGAAGCGGTCGCGGAAGGCTAATAAATCATCGTCTTCAAATTTCTTTTGGCTGTGGGTGGTCATTTTGCCCTGTCCCGCTTCGCCCATGCCATAACCCTTTTTGGTGTGCGCCAAAATCACGCAGGGCTTGCCGCGTTGCGCCAGGGCGGCGGCATAGGCGGCGTGGATTTTCACCGGGTCGTGGCCGCCGCGCTGCAGGCGGTCGATTTGTTCGTCCGTCATGCCTTGCACCAGGCGTTGCAATTGCGGATTTTGGCCAAAGAAGTTTTCCCGGTTAAAGCGGCCATCTTTGGCGGCGAAGGTTTGCATTTGTCCGTCCACCACTTGCGCCAGCGCGGCCAGCAAGGCGCCGTCGTGGTCGCGCGCAAACAGTCCGTCCCAGTCGGAACCCCACAGCAGTTTGATGACATGCCAGCCGGCCCCGGCGAACAGGCGTTCCAGTTCGTCGATGATGCGGCCATTGCCGCGCACCGGGCCGTCCAGGCGCTGCAAATTGCAGTTCACCACCCAGACCAGATTGTCCAGTCCCTCGCGTGCGGCCAGGGTGAGCGCGCTCATGGATTCCGGTTCGTCCATTTCGCCGTCGCCAAACATGCCCCACACTTTGCGCCCGGCGCAGTCTTGCAAACCACGATGGCTTAAATAGCGCATGAAGCGCGCTTGGTAAATTGAGCTGATCGGCCCCAGTCCCATTGAGCCGGTGGGGAATTGCCAGAAATCCGGCATCAGCCAGGGATGCGGGTAGCTGCACAAACCTTGCGCGCCGGCGGCTTTGGCGCTGATTTCCTGGCGGTAGTGGTTCAGGTCTTGCGCTTGCAAGCGCCCTTCGAGCAGGGCGCGCGCGTAGATGCCGGGCGCGCTGTGCGGCTGGAAAAACACCAGGTCGCCGCCATGATCTGCGCTGCGCGCGTGGAAGAAATGATGCAGCCCGGTTTCAAATAAATCGCAGGCGCTGGCGTAGCTGGCGATGTGCCCGCCCAGCTCGCCATGCAGGCGGTTGGCGCGCACTACCATTGCCAAGGCATTCCAGCGCATCCAGGCGGACAGGCGGGTTTCCAGCTCCAGGTCGCCGGGGAAGGGCGCTTGCTGTTCCGCCGCCACCGTATTGCAGTATGGGGTGTTGCGTGCCGCTTGCCAGTCCAGGCGCGCGGCGTGCGCTTGCGCCGCCAGCATGTCTAAAATTTGCCGCGCGCGCGCCGGGCCGGCGCTGGCCAGCAGGCTGGCGAAGGCTTCGCGCCACTCGGCGCTTTCTTGCGGGTCGGGGTCTGCATAGGGTAAAACCTGGGCTGAAGGGGGGGGCTGCATCATCATGTTTATTCTCCGGGGGTAGGCGGGGCCTTGTCTGCCCCGCATAGCGCTTTGCATGTTGCAGCAGTATAGGGGAATGCCGGGCGCAGGCTTGCGCCGGCGCGTGCTTTCTGCAGAAATTCAGGGAAAGCGCGCTTTGCTCTATACTGTATATGAATATATCCCTGCGGAAACTTTTGAAATCAATATGAGCAAGACGCTTCGCCTGTTTTATGCCCTGATGCCGGATGATGTCTGCCGCTCGGCCTTAACCCGCCTGCAATTTGATTTGCCCGGCGCGAAGACGCGCTATCGCAATTTTCATGTGACCCTGGCTTTTTTGGGGGAGCAGGATGCGGCGCTGTTGCCGCGCTTGCAACAAGCGTTGGAGCGGGTGCAGGGGAATTATTTTGAGATGCAAATCGATAAGCGCGGGCATTTCGCCAAGCCGCGCGTGGCCTGGGCCGGTTGCCGTCATGAGCCGCAGACCTTGAAAGAGATGCAGGCGGCTTTGGTGGCGGATCTGCGGCAAATGGGGGTGGCGTTCGCCGACCATGCATTGTTCAAGCCGCATGTGACGCTGGCGCGCGATGTCGATCAGCCGCCGCCGCCGCTCGATTTCCCGCCCATCATCTGGCATGCGAAACAAGTGGTGTTGGTGCAATCGGTGCAGGCGGAAGATGGCTTGCGCTATGATGTGCTGGCTTCACACTGGTTGAAAAAAAACTAGGGTGTGTTGACATTTATTTCAACCATATCATTGATGCCGCCAAGGTTACAAACGAAGAGAAACGGGTATCCAGTTTGTCGTAGCGGGTAGCGATCCGTCGAAATTGCTTAATTTTGGCGAAAAAGCGCTCAATGAGATTGCGGTTTCGATATTGGAACTGATCATAATCCCGCTGTTCTTTCCGGTTCGCCTTTGGTGGAATCACGACCTTGGCATTTTTTCCCTCAATGCAATCAATCAGTGTGTTGGCATCATAGGCTTTATCTGCCAGCACCGCTTGTGGCGCGACGTCATTGAGTAACGCGGTTGCCTGGGTTATATCGTGAACTTCTCCGCCTGTCAGGATGAACTGAACCAAATTGCCCAAGCCCTCAACGCAAGCATGAATCTTGGTGGTTAATCCCCCACGAGACCGGCCAATGGATTGCGGCCCCTTTTTTTTGCGGCTCCTGCTGCATGCTGATGCGCCCGCACGATAGTGCTATCAAGAAAAACTTCCTCAAAGTCCGCGTCCTCGCGTAGCACGGCAAAGATTTTGTGCCATACCTGCTTATCCGACCAACGCGCAAACCTCACATAGACGCTGTTCCATGGGCCAAATTCAGCAGGCAAATCCCGCCACGGGCTGCCTGTCTTTGCTATCCATAAAACAGCTTCCACAAACAGCCGATTATTCACGCCTGTTCTGCCTCTATCGCCAACCTTTCCTGGTACCAAGGCTTCAATTCTTGCCCACTGATCGTCCCGTAACATCATCCGTGCCATTCTGTTTTGCCCAAAAACAAGAATGTAAACACAAGTGGCAAAAAGTTAACAGCTTTTTTTGAAAATTCCCATCCAAAGTGCTGTTAATTGTCAACACGCCCTAGCACGCTGCCGTATGCGCAGTGGCAGGAGCGCTGCGGAAAATCTGAAAAGGGGGCGGGATGGACATTGTGTTGACCTTGCTCAAACTGCTGGCGGCGCTTGCCGGGATGTATTACACCATCAAAATCTTTCGTGATGCGCAAGCCCGCCATCCCGTCTTCGACTATACCGGGCATTCGCAAGCCAACGACGCTGCATGGCGCTGGCGCAAGCCGGATGCGGAACTCGGCTTGCGGCTGGAAGATGATGCGCAAAAAAGCATCTTGCATATCCCTGTCAATTTTCTGTTTTTTGAAAAAATCTGCATGCTGGCCGGCGCTGCCTGCACCTTGCTGACGCTGTATTTATATGGCTTGTTCGTGTGGCGCAACAGCGGTGTGGGTGAATATCTGATGGGCTTGATTTTTGTGTTTCTCTCGATTGCCCTGTTGCATGTCGGCAGCCGGGTGAGTGCGCTGATCCTGTATCCCGATCATTTGGTAGTGGTGGTGCGCTATGCCTGGTTCTTGCAGCATCGCTATATTTACCAACGACATCAAAAACTGGCGTTCAGCGGGAAATCTGAGTCGCCGCTTGAGCTGACGGTGGATCACGCGGCGCCGGATTATAAACTCTTTATTCTGCGCCGCCGCCCCTTGTTTTTTTCCAGCCGGCAGCGCTTTATTCTTTCGCTCAATCAAAGCCAGGGCAGTTGGCTGGCGGCGGGTTTGCAGTCGTGGCATGCCCAGGCTGTGGAGCCGGCGCCATAGCCGGCCTGTGGCTTGCCGCACAGTTTATACACATTGTTTGCCTTGACGCTTGCGTGGCTTTGCTATAATTGCCGGCCTTATGCATACATGCAAAGGCTGCCGCTCTTCCTTCTTTTTCCTGCAAGCTGCTTATGAGACTCTTTCTGATCCTGTTTTTTATCGCTGCCGCCTGGTATGGCTGGAGCCAGCGCGATGAGGCCATCACTATCAAAAAAGCGCCTGGCCCGGAGCAAATTCAAACCCTCGCCGCCAGCGTCAAGGCGCATGAAGTGGTGATGTACGGCACGCAAGAATGCGGCTACTGCCATCAAGCCAAGGCTTGGCTGAATCAAAACGGTTTTGCTTTCACTGAGTGCGATTTGCGCAAGGAAAAACATTGCGAGGCCGAGTATGCGGCGTATGGCGCGAACGGTACGCCTTTTCTGGTGATCCGGCGCGGCGATAAAGAATATTTGATGAAAAACGGCTTTGATTCAGATGAGTTCTTGCGCGCTTTGCGCACTTGATGATGCGTCGATAGCGCTGCAAGTCAGCGGGCGCGGCGTTTGCCGCGCCCGCTGACTTTAAAACACGCCCTGCAAGGAAACCGACAGCATGCGCGCATCGCCAAAGAAGGGGTAGGGGTAATGTGATTTATCCTTGGTGATGTCGTATTGGATCTTCAGCGCGGTGTCTTTGCGGAAATCCCAGCGCAGCGAAAAATATTTGCTGCTGCGCGCTTCAATCGGCTCGGTCACGGTGGTGTAGCGCGACATGGTGAACATCGGCGTCCAGTTGCCATAGTTGTAGCCGACCCCGAGCAGGGCGTATTTATAGATATTGCGGATGCCGGCTTCCGGGTTGATCTGCTCGAAGCGGTCGAATTCAGATTTCACAATCCAATTGTTGTAATCCAGATTCGCCGCCAGGCCGGCGATGCGGGTGAATTGATTATTCAGCAAATAGGTTTTGGCTCCGCTCGCATCTTCCTGCCAGACGGTGGCGCGGTGTTTCATCAACATCGCGCGCAATTCCAGCACGCCATTGTTCAAGGTCACCCAGCCGCCGGTGATCTGCTTCCATTTTTCATGGGTCGGCGTGGTGTAATAAATCAGGGTGTCGTAGGCGTTATTGCGCTGGGTGAAGCCGCCATACCAGAGTTGTGCGGCGAGCGACCAGTCGCTTTTGCCTAGCTGGGTTTTATAGCCGATATTCACCCCGTCATAGGCGTAAATCGGCCAGCCATACACATCCGGCGCCGGTCTGACCCAGGGATAGGCGTAACCGATGTACAGATAATCGGAGTAGTAATACAGGGGAATGCGGAAGCGCCCGGCCTGGATCGTGATCGGTTGTTCCGGCCAGGGGTTCCAGCTGAAATAAGCCCAGTCTATGGTCGGTTTGCTGCCCCGATTCGGGTTTAAGGCGCGCGTCACCAGTTGCGTGGTGAAGGAAAAATTCGGCGAGAATTCTTTTTTGATCTGCACCCCGAGCAGCGATTCCTGATCCAGCTGCCAGCCTTTTTCTTTTTGATAGACTCCGGTGTATTCCCAGTTTTGCATCATGCAGGGACATTTCCAATTCTGATATGTCCACGGCGTCGAGCTGCCCTGCGCCGTGCCGCTCAAGACTTTGCCGGCGGTCAGGCTGTAAAAGCCGGTCAGGGTCAGGCTGCCGCTATCATCCAGGTTGATGGCCTGCGAAAAGCCGGGAAGCAATGCAGCCAGCGCAAGCAAGAATTTCGATTTCATCAGATGCTCTCCTCAAATCGGATCAATGGTGCGGGTTGCAGCCCACTCAAGGCACACTCAGCACAGCCTTGACGCTGCCATCCAGCGCACTTTTCTCGATATAGCCGATCGCATTCGGATCCGCCGCCACGGCTTTTTTCACGTCATCATTACCCGCCAATTCACGCGGCATCCGTCCCTTGCCGGTAAATACCAGTTTTGCCCAGATGGCGCGCACCTGTCCCGGTTCTTTATTCGTGACTTTTTTGTAAAATTCGGCGCGCAAGGGCGATTCCACCTGATCGAGCGGGGTGAAACTGTTGGAAATGCCGAGATACACTTGCGACACCTGTTCCACCGTCAGACTGGTGGCTGGATTTTTCGGATTCACCACCAGCACAATTTCCGCCGCCAGCGCCGAAGCGCACAGCGCGCAGCAACTGAGCGCGGCTAAGCTTTGCATCAAGAAATATCGCATACTGAGCTCCTGATCAAAAAATACTGAGCTTGCGGCGCAAACGGTTTTGCGCCCAACCGGACCGGCTTAACGTAAAGCCAGCCGGCGCGGCGGCGCAGCCGCTGGGCTGTCCCCTAATTTGAATACCGCCAGCAACCGGGTCAGGGTGGCGGCTTGTTCGCTCAACGATTCGGCGGCGGCGGCGGCTTGCTCGACCAGCGCGGAATTTTGTTGCGTCATCTGATCCATTTCATTGATGGCGCGGCTGATGTCGGCGATGCCGGCATTTTGTTCCTGACTGGCGGCGCTGATTTCGCGCATGATGCCGGTTACATGTTCGACTGAGCTGACGATTTCCTGCATGGTTTGGCCGGCCTGATCGACCAGGTTTTTGCCGCGCTCGACCTGCTGCACGGAGTCATTGATCAGGCTTTTGATTTCTTTGGCGGCGGCTGCGCTGCGCTGCGCCAGGCTGCGCACTTCGCCCGCCACCACGGCAAAGCCGCGCCCCTGCTCGCCGGCGCGCGCGGCTTCCACTGCGGCATTCAAGGCCAGAATATTGGTTTGGAAGGCGATGCCGTCAATCACGCCGATGATGTCCACAATTTTGCGTGAGGCGTCATGAATGCCGCCCATGGTGTGCACCACTTCCTGCACCACGGAGCCGCCACGGCTGGCGATGCCGGCGGCGGTCTGCACCATATTGTCGGCCTGTTGCGAATTGTCGGCATTGTGGCGCACTGCTTCGCTTAAGGTTTCCATCGCGCTGGCGGTTTCTTCCAGGCTGCCGGCCTGGCTTTCGGTGCGCGCGGACAGGTCGGCGTTGCCGCTGGCGATATCCGCGCTGGCGTGGCGGATGGTGTCGGCGGAGAGTTTAATGCCGCTCATCATTTCCTGCAGCTTGACTTGCATATCGTGCAGCGCGCCGAGCAGGCTGTGCACGCTGCCGCTGACATCAATGCGCATGCTCAAATCGCCATCAGCCACGCTGCGCGCGATTTTGGCGGCGTATTCCGGTTCGCCGCCCAGCTCTTGCCAGATCGCGCGGATCACAAAAAACGCCACCGTCACGCTCGCCAGCACCACCCCCAGCGCCACCAGAATAATCGTCAGCAGGGTTTGCCGCACCCCTTGTTTGCTGTCTGCAATGCCTTCATTAAAATCCTTTTGCGCCTGCGCGTTTAAGCGGTTCAAATCGTCTTCCAGCACTTTTAAACCGTCTTGCATGCGCTTGACCAGCTCTTGCGGGTCGCCTTCAGCCCCCGGCACGCCCAGCATGCTGCGCGCGACTTGCAGCGCGGGTTGCAGATAGGCTTCAAATTCCTGCAGCAGGCGTTGTGCTTGATTTTGCTGACCCGGCAGGGCGGACAGGCGGCGGATGCCGGCGCGCACTTTATCGGCTTGCGCGGTGCTTTGTTCCAGGCGTTTTTTATCGCCTTCTGAAACAGCTTCTTTGAAGCCATCCACCAGGGATTGCACGTCCAGCTTGAGTTGTTTGGCGCTGTCCAGGGCTTGATAATCGACTTTTTCGGTGCGCTCGATGGAGCGCAGGGCGGACAGGGAGAAGGGGATGCAAATTGCCAATCCGATCACA includes:
- a CDS encoding methyl-accepting chemotaxis protein — protein: MRIKTKIWALPLLSTVIFVIGLAICIPFSLSALRSIERTEKVDYQALDSAKQLKLDVQSLVDGFKEAVSEGDKKRLEQSTAQADKVRAGIRRLSALPGQQNQAQRLLQEFEAYLQPALQVARSMLGVPGAEGDPQELVKRMQDGLKVLEDDLNRLNAQAQKDFNEGIADSKQGVRQTLLTIILVALGVVLASVTVAFFVIRAIWQELGGEPEYAAKIARSVADGDLSMRIDVSGSVHSLLGALHDMQVKLQEMMSGIKLSADTIRHASADIASGNADLSARTESQAGSLEETASAMETLSEAVRHNADNSQQADNMVQTAAGIASRGGSVVQEVVHTMGGIHDASRKIVDIIGVIDGIAFQTNILALNAAVEAARAGEQGRGFAVVAGEVRSLAQRSAAAAKEIKSLINDSVQQVERGKNLVDQAGQTMQEIVSSVEHVTGIMREISAASQEQNAGIADISRAINEMDQMTQQNSALVEQAAAAAESLSEQAATLTRLLAVFKLGDSPAAAPPRRLALR